A window of Plantibacter sp. PA-3-X8 genomic DNA:
GATGCCCTCGCGCAGGTGGTCGGCGGCCATCGCTCGCGTCAAGGACAGCACGGCTCCCTTCGTCGCCGTGTAGAGCGCGCGCTGGGGGAGTCCCGCCGTCGCGGCGATCGACGCGGTGTTCACGATCGCGGCCGACGGCGACTCGCGCAGGTGTGGGAGGGCCGCGCGCGTCACGCGAGCCATGCCGACCACGTTGATGTCGAAGACGCGGTGCCACTCGTCGTCGTCGTTGGACTCGATGGTGCCCTGCGCGCCGATACCGGCGTTGTTCACGATGATGTCGAGGCGGCCGAACCGTGCGACGACGGCGTCGATCGCCGCGCGGACCGACGCGTCGTCGGCGACGTTCGCCCGCACCGACAGGCGGGTGGCGGAGTCCTCGTCGGGCGACGGGTTCAGGTCGAGGATCGCGACGCTCGCGCCAGCTGCGGCGAGGCGTTCGACGATCGCGGCGCCGATCCCCGAAGCGCCGCCGGTGACGATCGCGACGAGCCCGTCGAACTCGCCGGTGTCTTCGGCGCTCATGCGCGGGCTCCGAGTGCCTCGGCTGGCTTCGCCGCCGGCGCGATTCCAGGGACCGGGTCGACGAACCGGTGTCGCTGGCGGCCGAGGCCCTCGATCTCGACCTCGCAGACGTCGCCCGGTGCGAGGTAGGGGAACCGGCCGGAGAGCGCGACGCCCTCGGGTGTGCCGGTCAGGACGAGGTCGCCGGGTTCGAGCTGCAGGTATTGGCTCAGGTGCCAGATGACCGTGGCGACGTCGAAGATGAGGTCGGCCGTGCTCGAGTCCTGACGCGGTTCGCCGTTGACCCAGCTGCGGAGTCGCAGGGCGCCGGCGTCGACCTCGTCCGGCGTCACGAGCCACGGGCCGGTCGGGTTGAAGCCCGGAGCGCACTTGCCCTTCGACCACTGCCCGCCACTCGCCGCCATCTGGAAGTCGCGCTCCGACACGTCGTTCGCGGTGACGAAGCCGGCGATGCGGCCGAGGGCGTCCTCAGGGCTGTCGAGGTAGGAGGTGCGCTCGCCGATGACGACGCCCAGCTCGACCTCCCAATCGGTCTTCGTGCTGCCGCGCGGGATGCGGACGTCGTCGTTCGGGCCGACGACCGTGTTCGGCGTCTTCAGGAACATGATCGGGATCTCGGGCGGAGCGGATCCGGACTCCGCCGCGTGCGCTGCGTAGTTCATCCCGATGCAGACGACCGCACTCGGCCGGGCGATCGGAGCGCCGATCCGGAGCTCGTCGGCGCCGTCGAGGACGGGGAGCCCACCCGACTCGAGGGCGGCGCGAACCTGATCGACGCCGCCGCCGGCGAGGAACGCTCCGTCGATGTCGGGGGTGATCGATCGGAGGTCGTAGGCGGTGTCGCCCGCGAACACGACGGGGGTCTCCCCGTCCACGGGGCCGAGTCTGGCGAAGCGCATGCTGGTCCTTCCGGTTCCGCCGGTGCCCGCGTGCGGACCCGGCTCCGTAGCCGATAACGTCTGAACTCTACCGCCCGATCCGGCCGTTGCAACAGGTGATTTGGTCCACGCTGAGCGCATTGACAGCCCAGACATCGGATGTCTAAGCTCGGTGGCACCAGCCCGAAGGAGCATGCCGACGTGAGTACCATCATCGGATTCGAGACGCACGACGTCCGGTTCCCGACCTCGACCACCCTCGACGGCTCGGACGCCATGAACCCCGACCCCGACTACTCCGCCGCCTACCTGCGGCTCGTGACGGACGCGGACGACGGCCACGAGGGCCACGGCTTCGTCTTCACGATCGGACGCGGCAACGACGTCGAGGTCGCAGCCATCCACGCCCTCCGGGACCACCTCCTCGGTCGGGAGGTCGAGCCCGTGCTCGACGCCCTCGGGTCCTTCTGGCGCGAACTCGTCTACGACTCCCAGCTCCGGTGGCTCGGCCCCGAGAAGGGCGTCATGCACATGGCGATCGGCGCCGTCGTCAACGCGCTCTGGGACCTCAAGGCCAAACGCGCCGGCCTGCCGCTCTGGCGGCTGCTCGCCACGATGACGCCGGAGGAACTCGTCGAGCTCGTCGACTTCCGCTACCTGAGCGACGTCCTCACCCCGGACGACGCCCTCGCGATCCTCCGACGCGCCGAACCGGGACGGGAGGCCAGGACCGAGGCCCTGCTCGCCGCCGGGTACCCCGCCTACACGACCACGCCCGGGTGGCTCGGCTACTCCGACGAGAAGCTCGACCGCCTGTGTCGCGAAGCGGTCGCGGACGGATTCGCGCAGGTCAAACTCAAGGTCGGCGGGAATGTGGAGGACGACGTCCGTCGCCTCGCCATCGCCCGGAACGCCGTGGGGCCCAACATCCGGATCGCCGTCGACGCCAACCAGCGATGGGACGTCGCGGAGGCGATCGACTGGATGTCCCGACTCGCGCCCTACGACATCGCCTGGATCGAGGAGCCGACGAGCCCCGACGACATCCTCGGCCACGCGGCGATCGCGCGCGGGGTCGCCCCGATCCCGGTCGCGACCGGTGAGCACATGGCCAACCGCATCATGTTCAAGCAGTTCCTGCAGGCCGACGCCCTCCAGGTGCTCCAGATCGACTCCACGCGGGTCGCCGGCGTGAACGAGAACATCACGATCCTCCTCCTGGCCGCGAAGTTCGGTGTCCCGGTCTGCCCGCACGCCGGTGGCGTCGGGCTGTGCGAAGCGGTGCAGCACCTCTCGATGTTCGACTTCATCGCCGTGTCCGGGAGCGAGGATGGACGCATGATCGAATTCGTCGACCACCTGCACGAGCACTTCGTCGAGCCCG
This region includes:
- a CDS encoding SDR family NAD(P)-dependent oxidoreductase, which codes for MSAEDTGEFDGLVAIVTGGASGIGAAIVERLAAAGASVAILDLNPSPDEDSATRLSVRANVADDASVRAAIDAVVARFGRLDIIVNNAGIGAQGTIESNDDDEWHRVFDINVVGMARVTRAALPHLRESPSAAIVNTASIAATAGLPQRALYTATKGAVLSLTRAMAADHLREGIRVNCVNPGTADTPWVGRLLDSAPDPAAERAALEARQPHGRLVAATEVAGAVAYLASPRSGSTTGTSIAVDGGMQELRLRPE
- a CDS encoding fumarylacetoacetate hydrolase family protein encodes the protein MRFARLGPVDGETPVVFAGDTAYDLRSITPDIDGAFLAGGGVDQVRAALESGGLPVLDGADELRIGAPIARPSAVVCIGMNYAAHAAESGSAPPEIPIMFLKTPNTVVGPNDDVRIPRGSTKTDWEVELGVVIGERTSYLDSPEDALGRIAGFVTANDVSERDFQMAASGGQWSKGKCAPGFNPTGPWLVTPDEVDAGALRLRSWVNGEPRQDSSTADLIFDVATVIWHLSQYLQLEPGDLVLTGTPEGVALSGRFPYLAPGDVCEVEIEGLGRQRHRFVDPVPGIAPAAKPAEALGARA
- a CDS encoding L-fuconate dehydratase, with the protein product MSTIIGFETHDVRFPTSTTLDGSDAMNPDPDYSAAYLRLVTDADDGHEGHGFVFTIGRGNDVEVAAIHALRDHLLGREVEPVLDALGSFWRELVYDSQLRWLGPEKGVMHMAIGAVVNALWDLKAKRAGLPLWRLLATMTPEELVELVDFRYLSDVLTPDDALAILRRAEPGREARTEALLAAGYPAYTTTPGWLGYSDEKLDRLCREAVADGFAQVKLKVGGNVEDDVRRLAIARNAVGPNIRIAVDANQRWDVAEAIDWMSRLAPYDIAWIEEPTSPDDILGHAAIARGVAPIPVATGEHMANRIMFKQFLQADALQVLQIDSTRVAGVNENITILLLAAKFGVPVCPHAGGVGLCEAVQHLSMFDFIAVSGSEDGRMIEFVDHLHEHFVEPVEIVAGRYRAPVAPGGGSEMLATSIAEFTFRGAGA